From Staphylococcus sp. IVB6214:
TATATTATGTATGACTTGAAAAATGCGGAAGAAATCAACTTAGGCAAAAAGAAACCAAGCGAACTTGGTGTGAAGGCATTAGATGATCATACATTACAATTTGAACTGACAAAACCTATTCCATACTTTAAAGAGATGCTCGCTTTTGGAACATACATGCCACAAAATGAAAAAGTCGTAAAAAAATATGGTGATCGTTACGGCACGAATGAAGATAAAGCAGTATATAATGGACCATTTAAAGTAAAAGAGTGGGCAGTAGAAGATAAAATTTTATTAGTAAAAAATGATAAATATTGGGATAAAGATGTTGTGAAGTTAGATAAAGTAAACTATAAAGTCTTAAAAGATGGTCAAGCAGGGGCGTCTTTATATGATACGAATTCAGTAGATGATACAATTATTACATCTGAACAAGTTGAGAAATATAAAGATGATCCAGCACTCAAAAAACGTCTATTAGCCGCAACATTCTACTTAAAACTCAATCAAGGTACAGTGCCAGCGTTCAAAGATCGACATATGCGTCTTGCTTTGGCACAAGCAGTGGATAAACAAGCTTATGTCGATGCGGTATTAAATAATGGATCAGCACCAAGTGATGGCTTTACGTCTAAGGCAACAGCTAAAGCACCTGATGATTCAGACTTTGCAGATCAAATTAACTCACCATTAGTTTATAATCCTGAAAAAGCGAAAGAGAACTATGAAAAAGCGAAAAAAGCTTTAGGTGAAGATACATTCACATTTAAGTTGAATACGGAAGATACGCCGTCTTCAAAAATATCAGCAGAGTTTATTAAAGCGCAAATTGAGAAAAACTTACCTGGTGTTACAATTAAAATTCAACAGTTACCATTTAAACAGCGTATTGCACGAGAACAAAGTGAAAACTATGATATTTCACTCTCTGGTTGGGGACCTGACTATCCGGACCCATTAACATTCTTAAACATCATGACAACTGGTAACTCATCAAACAATACAGGTTGGGGTAACAAAGAATACGATAAGATGTTGAAAGATGCGAATGGTGCGTTATTACAAAAAGAAGAAGAGCGTAATCAAACATTAATTGATGCAGAAGAACTTTTATTGGAGAATGCACCAATTACACCGATTTATCAAAAAGGGGAAGCGCATTTGACAAACCCTCAAGTGAAAAACTTGCAGTATCATAATATCGGTGGCGACACAACATTGAAATATGCATAT
This genomic window contains:
- a CDS encoding peptide ABC transporter substrate-binding protein gives rise to the protein MKTRRTLKIFAPLLAATLVLSACGSGEGIYDDKGQVFRKVIPQDMSSLDTAKVTDTVSFDTFNQVYEGLYVLDGDDKAQPGVAKGEPKISEDGKTWTVKLREDAKWSNGDPVTAHDFEFAWKRVVDPDTASEYAYIMYDLKNAEEINLGKKKPSELGVKALDDHTLQFELTKPIPYFKEMLAFGTYMPQNEKVVKKYGDRYGTNEDKAVYNGPFKVKEWAVEDKILLVKNDKYWDKDVVKLDKVNYKVLKDGQAGASLYDTNSVDDTIITSEQVEKYKDDPALKKRLLAATFYLKLNQGTVPAFKDRHMRLALAQAVDKQAYVDAVLNNGSAPSDGFTSKATAKAPDDSDFADQINSPLVYNPEKAKENYEKAKKALGEDTFTFKLNTEDTPSSKISAEFIKAQIEKNLPGVTIKIQQLPFKQRIAREQSENYDISLSGWGPDYPDPLTFLNIMTTGNSSNNTGWGNKEYDKMLKDANGALLQKEEERNQTLIDAEELLLENAPITPIYQKGEAHLTNPQVKNLQYHNIGGDTTLKYAYIDKRIDRETGKKKEK